One region of Drosophila teissieri strain GT53w chromosome 2L, Prin_Dtei_1.1, whole genome shotgun sequence genomic DNA includes:
- the LOC122611385 gene encoding uncharacterized protein LOC122611385, with protein sequence MKYILWICFLLIGETHGYVRLTNLVCESYDKTFIDFPECRLKVLGRGIIGANIHVKFLRLPINRMAVRFTVYRKLSGYHPFLFNVTEEFCRVLKYPNRLRVFYYFYTAFLPFSNLNHTCPYNGDVFIRNCTLNDRMFAKVPLPKGIYKLTLEMDDGVVNWVSIINVYFEINVD encoded by the exons ATGAAGTACATCTTGTGGATCTGCTTCCTTTTGATTGGGGAAACCCACGGATACGTGCGCCTCACAAACCTGGTGTGCGAAAGCTATGACAAAACATTCATTGACTTTCCCGAATGCCGGCTGAAAGTGCTTGGCAGGGGAATCATCGGGGCCAACATCCATGTGAAGTTTCTAAGACTGCCAATAAATAGGATGGCCGTGAGATTCACTGTTTATCGGAAGCTATCCGGATACCATCCGTTTCTATTTAATGTAACCGAGGAATTCTGTCGCGTCCTGAAGTATCCCAATCGCCTGAGGGTCTTCTACTACTTCTACACCGCCTTTTTGCCCTTTTCCAATCTTAATCATACATGTCCTTACAAT ggTGACGTTTTCATAAGGAACTGCACCTTGAATGACCGCATGTTTGCAAAGGTTCCATTGCCAAAAGGCATCTACAAGTTGACCCTCGAGATGGATGATGGAGTCGTGAACTGGGTGTCCATCATAAACGTGTACTTTGA